From Vibrio artabrorum, a single genomic window includes:
- a CDS encoding DMT family transporter, with translation MSKITVGILLLIAGNLFASLSDVAVKLLNGEVPPLQYIFFRQLISLLIITPLWLKQKKEQRHLQQTTVTIIRGQLILIGSGCMVVAITHLSLATANAVFYVAPLLMLPLSMFLLKEQPALGKVIATTIGFIGALIVLRPSQFHWAALFALGTALTLALFNVLVRKLPSEQTVVTTLWWTTLFSIPVSFVLSFLFWQPISTEHLGYIALSATLILSYNGLAVAAYQKAHSSQIALAEYSGLVFVALIGAIWFDEIPDTLTLLGIMLIILPLVPFKRPKKRATL, from the coding sequence ATGTCGAAGATCACTGTCGGTATCCTATTACTGATTGCAGGCAACCTGTTTGCTTCGCTTTCCGACGTCGCGGTAAAACTATTGAATGGCGAAGTACCGCCTCTTCAATATATTTTTTTCCGACAGTTAATCTCTCTGCTTATCATTACGCCTTTGTGGCTGAAACAGAAAAAAGAGCAGCGACACTTGCAACAAACCACAGTGACCATCATACGAGGTCAACTCATATTGATCGGCAGTGGATGTATGGTGGTCGCAATCACTCACTTGTCTTTAGCAACCGCTAACGCAGTATTTTATGTCGCGCCTCTATTGATGCTGCCGCTCTCAATGTTTCTACTAAAAGAACAACCGGCACTTGGCAAGGTTATCGCCACGACCATAGGTTTCATTGGTGCATTGATTGTCTTGAGGCCATCACAATTTCATTGGGCAGCACTGTTTGCTTTGGGTACCGCACTCACTCTCGCACTATTTAATGTACTCGTAAGAAAACTTCCTAGTGAGCAAACCGTCGTCACGACCTTATGGTGGACGACGCTATTCTCGATTCCAGTATCATTCGTACTCAGTTTCCTATTCTGGCAACCAATATCGACAGAACATTTGGGGTACATAGCGCTCAGCGCGACGCTCATATTGAGTTATAACGGTCTGGCTGTGGCCGCCTATCAAAAAGCGCATTCAAGCCAGATCGCTCTGGCTGAATATTCGGGATTGGTGTTTGTTGCGTTAATAGGGGCAATATGGTTCGATGAGATTCCAGATACGTTAACCCTGCTTGGTATTATGCTCATCATTTTACCTCTCGTCCCTTTCAAGCGCCCAAAAAAAAGAGCTACCCTTTAG
- the rplO gene encoding 50S ribosomal protein L15, which produces MRLNTLSPAAGSKPSKKRVGRGIGSGLGKTGGRGHKGQKSRSGGSVRPGFEGGQMPLKQRLPKFGFTSRKSLVSAEVRLAELAKVTGDVVDLNSLKAANVITKNIEFVKIVLSGDLSKAVTVKGLRVTKGAKAAIEAAGGKIEE; this is translated from the coding sequence ATGCGTTTGAATACTCTATCACCGGCTGCTGGCTCTAAACCTTCTAAGAAGCGTGTAGGTCGTGGTATCGGTTCTGGCCTTGGTAAAACAGGTGGCCGCGGTCACAAAGGTCAAAAGTCACGTTCTGGCGGCTCTGTTCGTCCAGGTTTTGAAGGCGGTCAAATGCCTCTAAAACAACGTCTACCTAAATTCGGTTTCACTTCTCGTAAGAGCCTAGTGTCTGCTGAAGTTCGTCTAGCTGAGCTAGCGAAAGTAACAGGTGACGTAGTTGATCTTAACAGCCTTAAAGCTGCTAACGTTATCACTAAGAACATCGAGTTTGTTAAGATTGTTCTTTCTGGTGACCTAAGCAAAGCGGTAACTGTTAAAGGTCTACGCGTGACTAAAGGCGCTAAAGCTGCAATCGAAGCTGCAGGCGGTAAAATCGAGGAATAA
- a CDS encoding LysM-like peptidoglycan-binding domain-containing protein, translating to MNRRQKKKQKVDHLAEFKDRVNQVKEKLSSIDVKKMKTSVKQTWGILPKLHQRLLMVISSIVLILLFVPLPEPKLETAPTTSRVELEINTVGLSEQQNTTSSSSEPSNKNWQEYLVKQGDTLAQVFRNNDLPLSDLNALVRIEGADKPLSHIRKGQLVRFKLAETGQLDILQLEKGDTSVMFFRLSDGGFGRSK from the coding sequence ATGAATCGTCGTCAAAAGAAAAAACAGAAAGTAGACCACTTAGCAGAGTTCAAGGATCGAGTGAATCAGGTCAAAGAGAAATTAAGTTCGATCGATGTAAAAAAAATGAAAACCTCTGTGAAGCAAACTTGGGGGATATTACCGAAATTACACCAGAGATTGTTGATGGTGATTTCGTCGATCGTACTGATATTACTTTTTGTGCCGCTACCAGAACCTAAGTTAGAGACAGCTCCAACAACATCGCGCGTTGAACTTGAAATCAATACCGTCGGCTTAAGCGAACAGCAAAATACAACGAGCAGTTCATCAGAACCGAGCAACAAAAATTGGCAGGAGTACCTGGTTAAGCAAGGCGACACGTTAGCGCAAGTTTTTCGAAATAACGATTTACCTTTGTCTGACTTGAATGCATTAGTGCGTATTGAAGGTGCAGACAAGCCACTCAGTCATATTCGAAAAGGCCAGTTAGTTCGCTTCAAACTTGCTGAAACCGGTCAGTTGGATATTCTTCAACTGGAGAAAGGCGATACTTCAGTGATGTTTTTCCGCTTGTCTGATGGTGGCTTTGGCCGCAGTAAGTAG
- the rplQ gene encoding 50S ribosomal protein L17 → MRHRKSGRQLNRNSSHRKAMFSNMASSLVRHEVIKTTVPKAKELRRVIEPLITLAKTDSVANRRLAFARTRDNEVVAKLFNELGPRFAARQGGYTRILKCGFRTGDKAPMAYIELVDRPAAEEAAE, encoded by the coding sequence ATGCGCCATCGTAAAAGTGGTCGTCAACTCAACCGCAACAGCAGTCATCGCAAAGCGATGTTCAGCAACATGGCTAGCTCTCTTGTTCGTCACGAAGTAATTAAAACTACCGTGCCAAAAGCAAAAGAACTACGTCGCGTAATTGAGCCGTTGATTACCCTAGCTAAGACAGACAGTGTTGCTAACCGTCGTCTTGCATTTGCTCGCACTCGTGATAACGAAGTAGTAGCAAAACTATTTAATGAACTAGGCCCGCGTTTTGCGGCTCGCCAAGGTGGTTACACTCGCATTCTTAAATGTGGTTTCCGTACTGGTGATAAAGCTCCAATGGCTTACATTGAGCTTGTAGACCGCCCAGCTGCTGAAGAAGCTGCTGAGTAA
- the rpsD gene encoding 30S ribosomal protein S4, with the protein MARYLGPKLKLSRREGTDLFLKSGVRAIDTKCKIDNAPGVHGARRGRLSEYGVQLREKQKVRRIYGVLEKQFRNYYKEAARLKGNTGANLLQLLEGRLDNVVYRMGFGATRAESRQLVSHKSILVNGKVVNVPSFKVAANDVVSIREKAKQQSRIKAALEVAEQREKPTWIEVDASKMEGTFKRMPERSDLSADINEHLIVELYSK; encoded by the coding sequence ATGGCAAGATATTTGGGTCCTAAGCTGAAGCTTAGCCGTCGCGAAGGTACTGACTTATTCCTTAAGTCTGGTGTCCGTGCGATCGATACCAAGTGTAAAATTGATAACGCACCAGGTGTACACGGCGCTCGTCGCGGTCGTCTATCTGAGTATGGCGTTCAGCTTCGTGAGAAGCAAAAAGTTCGTCGTATCTACGGCGTTCTAGAAAAACAATTCCGCAACTACTACAAAGAAGCTGCACGTCTTAAAGGCAACACGGGTGCAAACCTGCTTCAACTTCTTGAAGGTCGTCTTGATAACGTAGTTTACCGTATGGGCTTTGGCGCTACTCGTGCTGAATCTCGTCAACTAGTTAGCCATAAGTCTATTCTAGTTAACGGTAAAGTTGTAAACGTTCCTTCTTTCAAAGTAGCGGCAAACGACGTTGTTTCTATCCGCGAGAAAGCTAAACAGCAATCTCGTATTAAAGCGGCTCTAGAAGTTGCTGAACAACGTGAAAAGCCAACTTGGATTGAAGTAGATGCTAGCAAAATGGAAGGTACATTCAAGCGTATGCCTGAACGTTCTGACTTGTCAGCTGACATCAATGAACACTTGATCGTCGAACTTTACTCTAAGTAA
- the rpmJ gene encoding 50S ribosomal protein L36, with translation MKVRASVKKICRNCKVIKRNGVVRVICSEPKHKQRQG, from the coding sequence ATGAAAGTTCGTGCTTCCGTTAAAAAAATCTGCCGTAACTGTAAAGTTATCAAGCGTAACGGTGTCGTTCGCGTGATTTGCAGTGAGCCAAAGCATAAGCAACGCCAAGGCTAA
- the secY gene encoding preprotein translocase subunit SecY: protein MAKKPGKDFRSAQSGLSELKSRLLFVIGALLVFRAGSFVPIPGIDAAVLADLFDQQKGTIVEMFNMFSGGALERASILALGIMPYISASIVVQLLTVVHPALAELKKEGEAGRRKISQYTRYGTLVLAIFQAIGIATGLPNMVDNLVVINQTMFTLIATVSLVTGTMFLMWLGEQITERGIGNGISILIFAGIVAGLPSAVGQTIEQARQGELHVLLLLLIAVLSFAVIYFVVFMERGQRRIVVNYAKRQQGRKVFAAQSSHLPLKINMAGVIPAIFASSIILFPGTLAQWFGQNGESSAFGWLTDVSLALSPGQPLYVMLYAAAIIFFCFFYTALVFNPRETADNLKKSGAFVPGIRPGEQTARYIDKVMTRLTLAGALYITFICLIPEFMMVAWNVRFYFGGTSLLIVVVVIMDFMAQVQTHLMSQQYDSVLKKANLKGYGR from the coding sequence ATGGCTAAGAAACCAGGAAAAGATTTTCGTAGTGCTCAGAGCGGCTTAAGTGAACTAAAGTCACGCTTACTATTCGTAATTGGTGCACTTTTAGTATTCCGAGCTGGCTCTTTTGTGCCGATCCCTGGTATTGACGCAGCTGTACTTGCCGATTTGTTCGATCAGCAAAAAGGTACCATCGTTGAAATGTTTAACATGTTCTCCGGTGGTGCCCTTGAGCGTGCATCTATATTAGCATTGGGTATCATGCCGTACATATCGGCATCGATTGTAGTCCAATTGCTAACTGTAGTTCATCCAGCGTTAGCGGAACTCAAGAAAGAGGGTGAAGCAGGCCGTCGTAAGATAAGCCAATATACGCGCTATGGCACGCTTGTACTTGCAATATTCCAAGCTATTGGTATCGCAACAGGCTTACCAAACATGGTCGACAATCTGGTTGTTATCAACCAAACCATGTTTACGCTTATTGCTACCGTGAGTTTAGTAACTGGTACCATGTTTTTAATGTGGTTAGGTGAACAAATCACTGAGCGAGGAATCGGTAATGGTATTTCCATTCTGATTTTTGCAGGTATTGTTGCTGGATTGCCTTCTGCAGTCGGTCAAACAATCGAGCAAGCGCGTCAAGGTGAATTGCATGTGCTTCTTCTGCTGTTGATTGCTGTATTGTCTTTTGCTGTTATTTACTTCGTGGTTTTCATGGAGCGTGGTCAACGTCGTATCGTCGTTAACTATGCGAAACGTCAACAAGGTCGTAAAGTTTTTGCAGCACAAAGCTCTCACTTGCCTCTTAAGATTAATATGGCAGGTGTTATTCCAGCGATTTTTGCATCAAGTATTATTTTGTTCCCAGGAACATTAGCGCAGTGGTTTGGTCAAAATGGTGAAAGCAGCGCGTTCGGTTGGTTAACTGACGTGTCATTAGCTCTTAGCCCAGGTCAACCTTTGTATGTAATGCTTTATGCAGCAGCTATAATCTTCTTCTGTTTCTTCTATACAGCGTTGGTGTTTAACCCACGTGAAACAGCTGATAACTTGAAGAAGTCTGGTGCATTCGTACCCGGTATCCGCCCAGGTGAGCAGACAGCGAGATATATCGATAAAGTGATGACTAGATTAACCCTAGCGGGCGCTCTATACATTACTTTTATATGTCTGATTCCTGAATTCATGATGGTCGCGTGGAACGTACGTTTCTACTTCGGCGGTACATCACTACTAATCGTAGTGGTTGTTATCATGGATTTTATGGCACAGGTACAGACTCATCTGATGTCACAACAGTATGATTCTGTGTTAAAGAAAGCGAATCTGAAAGGTTACGGCCGTTAA
- a CDS encoding bifunctional 2',3'-cyclic-nucleotide 2'-phosphodiesterase/3'-nucleotidase gives MNVAMKPLSLAVLAGLGLMLAGCTTTPDTDEVIKLRVVETTDIHANLMDYDYYKDKPSKKIGLARTATLVKEAQSEVTNSVLVDNGDLLQGSPMGDYMADKGIKAGEVHPAYKAMNQLSYDAANLGNHEFNYGLDFLEESINDADFPYINANVYDAETKEHYFTPYIIKTHTFTDTAGVEHQVKVGYIGFVPPQIMTWDKKNLEGKVIARDIIETANELVPQMKAEGAEVIVAIPHSGVSTDPYKNGEENSTFYLSEVDGIDAIAFGHSHAVFPGKGFDDIQGIDNKTGTMNGVAAVMPGRWGSHVGVMDLTLAQKDGKWEVVKGQSEARPIYDKIEQKSLAAADKGIVTALEKDHAGTRKFVNQPIGKADDVMYSFLSLVQDDPTVQIVNLAQKDYVEQFIQGDPDLDGTPVLSAAAPFKAGGRKNDPANFTEVESGQLTFRNAADLYLYPNTLVAMKVTGHEVKEWLECSAGQFNQIDVNSTAPQHLIEWDNFRTYNFDVIDGVDYQIDVTQPAKYDANCKVVNPNSQRIVDLTYQGKPIDMKQDFLIATNNYRAYSAKFPGTGEDFIAFDAPDENRTVLANYISRVSKEQGQVSPTADNNWSFAPIKTDNKLDIRFETSPSEKAAQFIKDKGQYPMKRVATDDVGFAVYQIDLTK, from the coding sequence ATGAACGTTGCAATGAAACCTTTATCATTGGCTGTACTTGCAGGCCTTGGTTTGATGCTAGCTGGTTGTACAACAACACCTGATACTGATGAAGTGATTAAGCTACGTGTCGTAGAAACGACGGACATCCATGCCAATCTAATGGATTACGACTACTACAAGGACAAGCCATCGAAAAAAATCGGCTTAGCACGTACTGCGACTCTAGTAAAAGAAGCTCAAAGTGAAGTAACCAACAGCGTATTAGTCGATAACGGTGATTTACTGCAAGGTAGCCCTATGGGTGACTATATGGCAGACAAAGGCATCAAAGCGGGCGAAGTTCACCCTGCATACAAAGCAATGAATCAGCTCAGCTACGATGCTGCAAACCTAGGCAACCACGAATTCAACTACGGTCTTGATTTCCTTGAAGAGTCGATCAACGACGCTGATTTCCCATACATCAATGCCAACGTTTATGATGCAGAAACCAAAGAACACTACTTCACGCCTTACATTATCAAAACACACACATTCACGGATACAGCTGGTGTCGAGCATCAAGTAAAAGTCGGCTACATCGGCTTTGTACCACCACAAATCATGACGTGGGATAAGAAAAACCTTGAAGGCAAAGTCATCGCTCGTGACATCATTGAGACAGCTAACGAATTAGTACCTCAAATGAAAGCAGAAGGCGCCGAAGTTATCGTTGCGATCCCTCACTCAGGCGTATCAACGGACCCATATAAAAATGGCGAAGAGAACTCAACTTTCTACCTATCTGAAGTCGATGGCATCGATGCAATCGCATTCGGTCACTCTCACGCCGTATTCCCAGGTAAAGGTTTTGATGACATTCAAGGGATCGACAACAAAACGGGCACCATGAACGGCGTTGCGGCAGTAATGCCTGGACGTTGGGGCAGCCACGTTGGGGTTATGGATCTAACACTTGCACAAAAAGACGGCAAGTGGGAAGTGGTTAAAGGCCAATCAGAAGCACGCCCTATTTACGACAAGATCGAGCAAAAATCGCTTGCTGCCGCTGATAAAGGCATTGTCACGGCACTAGAAAAAGACCATGCAGGTACTCGTAAGTTTGTTAACCAACCCATTGGTAAAGCAGATGACGTGATGTACAGCTTCCTATCTCTAGTACAAGACGATCCAACCGTACAGATTGTTAACCTGGCACAGAAAGATTACGTTGAACAGTTCATCCAAGGTGACCCAGACCTAGACGGTACACCTGTCCTTTCCGCGGCGGCACCATTCAAAGCGGGCGGCCGTAAGAATGACCCAGCAAACTTCACTGAAGTTGAATCTGGTCAACTGACATTCCGTAACGCGGCTGATCTGTACCTTTACCCGAACACGCTCGTTGCGATGAAGGTAACAGGTCACGAAGTCAAAGAGTGGCTTGAGTGCTCAGCGGGTCAATTCAACCAGATTGACGTGAACTCCACAGCACCACAACATCTGATCGAGTGGGACAACTTCCGTACTTACAACTTTGATGTTATCGACGGTGTGGATTACCAAATCGACGTCACTCAACCTGCGAAATACGATGCAAACTGTAAAGTGGTTAACCCTAATTCACAGCGTATTGTTGACCTAACTTACCAAGGTAAGCCAATCGACATGAAGCAAGACTTCCTGATCGCAACCAACAACTACCGTGCATACAGCGCTAAATTCCCAGGTACAGGTGAAGACTTCATTGCATTTGATGCACCAGATGAAAACCGTACTGTACTGGCTAACTACATCTCTCGCGTAAGCAAAGAGCAAGGTCAAGTTAGCCCAACGGCTGATAACAACTGGTCATTCGCACCAATCAAAACGGATAACAAGCTGGATATCCGCTTTGAAACATCACCAAGTGAGAAAGCCGCTCAATTCATCAAAGATAAAGGTCAATACCCGATGAAACGTGTTGCGACTGACGATGTTGGCTTCGCTGTTTACCAAATCGACCTCACTAAATAG
- the rpsK gene encoding 30S ribosomal protein S11 yields the protein MAKQPTRARKRVRKQVADGVAHIHASFNNTIVTITDRQGNALAWATAGGSGFRGSRKSTPFAAQVAAERCGEMAKEYGLKNLEVMVKGPGPGRESTVRALNAAGFRITNIVDATPIPHNGCRPPKKRRV from the coding sequence ATGGCAAAACAACCAACTCGCGCGCGTAAGCGCGTACGCAAGCAAGTAGCTGATGGCGTAGCGCACATTCATGCTTCTTTCAACAACACAATCGTAACTATCACTGACCGTCAAGGCAACGCTCTTGCATGGGCTACAGCAGGTGGTTCAGGTTTCCGTGGTTCTCGTAAATCTACTCCGTTCGCAGCACAAGTTGCAGCTGAGCGTTGTGGGGAAATGGCTAAAGAATATGGCCTAAAGAACTTGGAAGTTATGGTTAAGGGTCCAGGTCCAGGTCGTGAATCTACTGTTCGCGCACTGAACGCTGCTGGTTTCCGTATCACTAACATTGTTGATGCGACACCAATCCCTCATAACGGTTGTCGTCCACCTAAGAAACGTCGCGTTTAA
- a CDS encoding DNA-directed RNA polymerase subunit alpha produces the protein MQGSVTEFLKPRLVDIEQINTTHAKVTLEPLERGFGHTLGNALRRILLSSMPGCAVTEVEIEGVLHEYSTKEGVQEDILEILLNLKGLAVRVAEGKDEVFITLNKSGSGPVVAGDITHDGDVEIANPEHVICHLTDDNAEIAMRIKVERGRGYVPASARIHTEEDERPIGRLLVDATYSPVDKIAYAVEAARVEQRTDLDKLVIDMETNGTLEPEEAIRRAATILAEQLDAFVDLRDVRVPEEKEEKPEFDPILLRPVDDLELTVRSANCLKAEAIHYIGDLVQRTEVELLKTPNLGKKSLTEIKDVLASRGLSLGMRLENWPPASIAED, from the coding sequence ATGCAGGGTTCTGTAACAGAATTTCTTAAGCCGCGTCTTGTTGACATTGAACAGATCAATACGACACACGCGAAAGTAACTCTTGAGCCATTAGAGCGCGGTTTCGGCCACACTCTAGGTAATGCTCTTCGCCGCATTCTTCTATCTTCTATGCCGGGTTGTGCCGTAACAGAAGTTGAAATCGAAGGTGTGCTACACGAATACAGTACTAAAGAAGGTGTTCAGGAAGATATCCTAGAAATCCTTCTAAACCTAAAAGGTTTGGCTGTACGCGTTGCAGAGGGCAAAGATGAAGTGTTTATTACACTGAACAAATCAGGCTCAGGCCCTGTTGTTGCAGGTGACATCACCCACGATGGTGATGTAGAGATCGCTAACCCTGAGCACGTAATTTGTCACCTAACGGATGACAATGCTGAGATCGCTATGCGTATCAAAGTAGAACGTGGTCGTGGTTACGTTCCAGCTTCAGCTCGTATCCATACTGAAGAAGATGAGCGTCCAATCGGTCGTCTACTTGTTGACGCTACTTACAGCCCGGTTGATAAAATCGCTTATGCTGTAGAAGCGGCACGTGTAGAACAACGTACTGACTTAGACAAACTTGTTATCGATATGGAAACGAACGGTACTCTAGAACCTGAGGAAGCAATCCGTCGTGCAGCTACTATTCTAGCTGAACAACTGGATGCGTTCGTAGATCTTCGTGATGTACGTGTACCTGAGGAGAAGGAAGAGAAGCCAGAATTCGATCCTATCCTACTACGTCCTGTAGACGATCTTGAACTAACAGTTCGCTCTGCTAACTGTTTGAAAGCAGAAGCGATTCACTACATCGGTGATCTTGTACAGCGCACTGAGGTTGAGCTACTTAAAACGCCAAACCTTGGTAAGAAATCTCTTACAGAGATTAAAGATGTGCTTGCTTCACGTGGTCTTTCTCTAGGTATGCGCCTAGAAAATTGGCCACCAGCGTCAATCGCTGAAGATTAA
- a CDS encoding DUF2780 domain-containing protein, whose product MKKILITIFSSLAVVSCANTSDTEKNSSSPETNYSQLSQTALMAAVNMWSQQNETTPLADTVADQASVTSDQAIGGIGSMLALAQNSLGTADNKELATLIPGMSSLESTGLSSLLSSQGAVESAFSGLGMDPSMMTTFAPIILQALQSQGATSGLMDSLAAIWQ is encoded by the coding sequence ATGAAGAAAATACTCATCACTATATTCAGCAGCCTTGCTGTAGTCTCTTGTGCAAACACGAGCGACACAGAAAAAAACAGTTCATCACCAGAGACCAACTATTCCCAACTATCACAAACAGCACTAATGGCAGCCGTGAATATGTGGTCTCAACAGAACGAAACAACACCGCTTGCAGATACGGTCGCAGACCAAGCTTCTGTTACCAGCGATCAAGCAATTGGCGGTATCGGTTCCATGCTAGCACTTGCACAAAACTCACTTGGTACTGCTGACAACAAAGAGCTCGCAACGCTGATTCCAGGCATGTCTAGCCTTGAATCTACTGGTCTATCATCGCTATTAAGCTCACAAGGTGCCGTTGAAAGTGCATTTTCTGGATTAGGTATGGATCCCTCAATGATGACGACATTTGCACCAATCATCCTTCAAGCATTGCAATCACAAGGCGCAACGAGTGGCCTGATGGATTCACTTGCGGCTATTTGGCAATAA
- a CDS encoding FKBP-type peptidyl-prolyl cis-trans isomerase: MSEVKFETVEQKASYGIGLQMGQQLAGSGLEGLNVDAIAAGIATALVGDMPAIEVDEINNALQELHTRGEAARQELAKAAAADGEAFLADNALRSEVTVLESGLQYEVLTEGTGEIPTADKQVRVHYHGELTDGTVFDSSVSRGQPAEFPVTGVIQGWVQALQMMPVGSKWKLYIPQDLAYGERGAGAAIPPFAALVFEVELLAIL; this comes from the coding sequence ATGTCTGAAGTAAAATTTGAAACTGTAGAGCAAAAAGCTAGCTACGGTATCGGTCTACAAATGGGCCAACAACTTGCTGGTTCTGGTCTTGAAGGCCTAAACGTTGACGCAATCGCTGCTGGTATCGCAACCGCTCTAGTTGGTGACATGCCAGCTATCGAAGTTGACGAAATCAACAACGCACTACAAGAGCTACACACTCGCGGTGAAGCTGCGCGTCAAGAACTGGCTAAAGCTGCTGCGGCTGACGGCGAAGCTTTCCTAGCTGACAACGCTCTTCGTTCAGAGGTAACGGTTCTTGAGTCTGGTCTTCAGTACGAAGTGCTAACTGAAGGTACTGGCGAAATCCCAACGGCAGACAAGCAAGTGCGTGTTCACTACCACGGCGAACTAACTGACGGTACTGTTTTCGACAGCTCTGTATCTCGCGGTCAACCTGCAGAATTCCCAGTGACTGGCGTAATTCAAGGTTGGGTACAAGCTCTACAAATGATGCCTGTGGGCTCTAAGTGGAAGCTATACATCCCTCAAGACCTAGCATACGGTGAGCGTGGCGCAGGCGCGGCAATCCCACCATTTGCAGCTCTAGTATTTGAAGTAGAACTTCTAGCTATTCTTTAA
- a CDS encoding Crp/Fnr family transcriptional regulator: MYTSFIEQLRSFDFSESQIESLVAIAKPLELPTRHILINQGEMANSIYFVLKGLCHACYLTDNGKQYSKEFYWEQDWIIGFESLIKNQASPYLLETLTPITLLELPMNAVIEWRASNNPLYLKLLETQLMHKEKKERFMLLYTPEQRYQLFCEHFPDLEQRLNDNQIAAYLGITAISLSRIKGRINNS, from the coding sequence ATGTACACCTCTTTTATCGAACAACTACGAAGCTTTGACTTCTCTGAAAGTCAGATTGAATCTCTAGTCGCCATCGCCAAGCCTCTTGAGTTACCAACCAGACACATCCTGATCAACCAAGGTGAGATGGCGAACTCAATCTACTTTGTGCTTAAAGGCTTATGCCACGCTTGCTATCTAACAGACAACGGAAAGCAATACAGCAAAGAGTTCTATTGGGAACAAGACTGGATCATTGGCTTTGAGAGTTTGATAAAAAACCAAGCCTCTCCTTATCTATTAGAAACGCTGACACCGATCACCTTGCTCGAGTTGCCAATGAACGCAGTAATTGAGTGGCGTGCATCAAATAATCCTCTGTATTTAAAGCTGTTAGAAACACAACTGATGCATAAGGAAAAAAAAGAACGTTTCATGCTGCTCTATACCCCAGAGCAACGCTATCAGCTGTTCTGCGAACATTTCCCCGATCTTGAACAGCGCTTGAACGACAATCAAATTGCCGCTTACCTAGGAATAACCGCAATCAGCCTGAGCAGAATTAAAGGTCGAATTAACAATAGTTAA
- the rpsM gene encoding 30S ribosomal protein S13, with protein sequence MARIAGINIPDHKHSVIALTAIYGIGKTRSQAILAEVGIAEDVKISELTEEQIDQLRDGVAKYTVEGDLRREVSMNIKRLMDLGCYRGLRHRRSLPLRGQRTKTNARTRKGPRKPIKK encoded by the coding sequence ATGGCCCGTATAGCCGGCATTAACATTCCTGATCATAAACATTCTGTAATTGCACTTACTGCAATTTACGGTATTGGCAAAACTCGCTCTCAAGCTATTTTAGCTGAAGTGGGTATTGCTGAAGATGTTAAGATCAGTGAACTAACTGAAGAGCAGATCGATCAACTGCGTGATGGTGTAGCTAAATACACTGTAGAAGGTGATCTACGTCGTGAAGTATCGATGAACATCAAGCGTCTTATGGACCTTGGCTGTTACCGCGGTCTTCGTCATCGTCGCAGTCTACCACTACGTGGACAGCGTACTAAAACCAACGCTCGCACCCGTAAGGGTCCGCGCAAGCCGATCAAGAAATAG
- a CDS encoding GNAT family N-acetyltransferase, with amino-acid sequence MITWHSIPFSELSTQQLYQLLKLRVDVFVVEQTCPYPELDGKDTLAGVEHLLGYSDEELVACARLLPPGTSYNNTSIGRVATKQSARGSGLGHQLIKQALTRCEALWPNTTIDIGAQQHLENFYASHGFKTISDMYLEDDIPHLDMRLEK; translated from the coding sequence ATGATCACTTGGCACTCAATTCCCTTTTCTGAACTCTCAACACAACAGCTTTATCAACTACTTAAATTAAGAGTCGATGTATTTGTGGTTGAGCAAACTTGTCCTTATCCAGAACTCGACGGAAAAGATACACTCGCGGGTGTTGAGCACCTACTTGGCTATTCCGATGAAGAGTTGGTTGCGTGTGCTCGCTTATTACCACCAGGCACCTCTTACAACAACACCAGCATCGGCCGAGTAGCCACTAAGCAATCAGCAAGAGGTAGTGGCTTAGGGCATCAATTGATAAAGCAAGCGTTAACACGCTGTGAGGCTCTTTGGCCTAATACGACCATTGATATTGGTGCACAGCAACACCTAGAAAACTTCTACGCAAGCCACGGATTCAAGACGATCTCGGACATGTACCTCGAAGACGATATTCCACACCTTGATATGAGATTAGAGAAGTAA